The following coding sequences lie in one Vicia villosa cultivar HV-30 ecotype Madison, WI unplaced genomic scaffold, Vvil1.0 ctg.000108F_1_1, whole genome shotgun sequence genomic window:
- the LOC131624207 gene encoding uncharacterized protein LOC131624207 — translation MSRAPILIKDLVKGNQVWKMHIRVVDLWVVKEKNGQQHLELSQNSQVKENETYFLYNGEPLVNDGPFKMSFGVLQDVVKTQMGGGGKKSYVNITLRDFEGNVIEVVLWDDYDKKFINYNAPTKIIGPTIIILTHAWCKPNTGLPCLSNAWNGSQLYINLDHPQVNFSLAELLLFPGEAYTCFPNKMGSPPKTD, via the exons ATGTCAAGGGCTCCAATACTCATCAAGGATCTGGTCAAGGGAAACCAAGTGTGGAAGATGCACATCAGGGTTGTTGACTTGTGGGTTGTGAAGGAGAAAAATGGCCAACAACACCTTGAATTG TCACAGAATTCGCAG GTTAAGGAGAACGAAACTTATTTCCTTTATAATGGAGAACCACTTGTGAATGATGGACCTTTTAAG atGTCATTTGGGGTTTTACAAGATGTTGTTAAGACCCAAATGGGAGGTGGTGGTAAGAAGTCTTACGTCAATATCACTCTACGTGACTTTGAAGGCAATGTTATCGAGGTTGTGTTATGGGATGATTATGACAAGAAATTCATCAACTACAATGCCCCTACCAAAATCATTGGTCCTACTATTATCATCTTGACACACGCATGGTGCAAGCCAAATACAG GTTTACCATGTCTTTCTAACGCGTGGAACGGCTCTCAACTTTACATTAACTTGGACCATCCACAA gtgaaCTTTTCTCTTGCAGAGCTATTGttattccccggtgaagcatacacttgctttcccaataaAATGGGTTCTCCTCCCAAAacagattga